TTGAGCACGCCCCGCGTGACGCGAAACGCGTCGAACGTGAGGGTGTCGAAGACGTAGTTGCCGATGAAGATGACCGGGTTCTTCGTGGTCTCTCTCGAGAGAACGACACCGCTCTTCTCGAGCACGATGCGCGTGTCACGCTCGGCGTCGAAGCGCGCCAGGTCGAGAACACCCTGATCATAAAGCCCCGCCAGGCGCTCATGCGTTCGCCAGAACTCGAGGTTCTTGCCCGCGAAGTCGGTCATCACATAGCGAAAGCGGACGCCGAGCCCACGACGCTCGGAGAGCTCGAGAAGATGCCGCACGAACAGGTAGCCGAAGCGTCCCGCCCCCGCGCCAAGCTCGACGATGTGCACGGGCTCGCTCGTGTCGATCGCGCCTGCGTGCTCGAGATCGATGAGAATCGCGCGCGCCAGCACGGCATAGGCATGGGCGATGTACGAGTTGTTGGTGATGTAGTGCGGAACCGGACCCTTGTTCCAGGCCGTGACCCCCTGGTTGGCGTAGAAGCCGCGCTGCAACGCCCAGAGGCGACTCTCTGACAGCCGCTTGCCGCGCTCGATCACGCATCCGCCCTCGCTCATGCCTTCCTCCTCCTGGCGCCCCCACCCGCGGGACGCGGTCGATGGCGCACCATGCGCGCGCTCATGGCCGCAGTTCGAGGCACCGCGGCGTGACCCTGCCCCGCTTCCCTGGGGTACAGGCGGTCCGATCACGGTAACGCGATGGCGAGGGGGCTCGTGCGGTGGGAGGTTCATCCCGATGCCACCGCCGAAGCACGGGCATCAGCACAGGAACCGGTGCCGCCCGCCCCGGCGCGGAAGAGACGGGGGAGCGCGCCGAGATCCCCTCGGGAGGTCTCTGCAATGAGCGGGTCGCCAGACCTCGAGCGATCTCCGTGGATCGACGTGAGCCGCCCCCTCGATGAAGGGCTTGCGGCATGGCCCGGCGATCCCCCGTTCTGCGCGTGCCCGGTCTCCACCGTGGAGCAGCACGGGGCGCGGGTGAGCCGCCTCGAGATGTCGAGCCACGCAGGCACGCACATCGACGCCCCCGCCCATTTCATCGCCGGTGGACGGGGCGTGGACACCCTCGATCTCGCGCTGCTCGTGGGGGAGTGCCAGGTGATCGATGCGCCCTCGGTCGACGGTTGCGTGGGCCGCACCGCCCTCGAGCAAGGCGTGGCGCCAGACACACGACGGCTTCTCATTCGAACACGCCGCGCCGATGACGACTCCCCTCCCCCGCCACCGGCCGCGGGGCAGGGACATCTCGATGAAGAAGCGGCGCAATGGCTGGTGAAGCGAGAGATACGGCTGGTGGGCATCGACGCGCTCAGCATCGACGCCTTCGACAGTGCCCGCTACCCCGTCCACCACGCGCTGCTCGGCGCCGAGGTGATCATCGTCGAAGGGCTCGATCTGCGCGGCATCGACCCGGGTCGGTACGACCTCATCGCCCTGCCGCTCCGCCTCACGGGTGCCGACGGCTCACCCGCCCGCGTGCTGCTGCGCAAGCGCGCCTAGTGCTGCGTCCGCGAGATTCGTCCCTACCCCGGGTCAGGAGGCAGTCCTGGCACAGAGAAGTTCACACCGCCGTTACAACGCGGCAATGGCGCATGGAGACTTGAATCGCCATACTCAGCGCATGAAGAATCGTTACGGTCACGCGCTTCGACGGCTTCGCACGTCGCTGGGAATCAGCCAGCGAGCCCTGGCAAAGCGGCTCAACGTCTGTCAGCAGACGCTCTCTCACTGGGAATGCGGGCGTCGTCCGCTCCCCGCAGAAAGAGGAGCGCTCGCCGAACGCGCCCTGTGCTGCGCTCGGGGAACGCTGACGGGGCTCCCCGAAGAGGGCGGGTTCCGGCTCCTCGTGCGCAGCTCGTCGGCAAAGCGGGCACGATACCGCCCACCCTACGTCATTCGCGCGCGCATCGCCGACCTCGAAGGGCTGGGCAGCGTGGCGCGCCAGGTCGCGCAGCTTGCGCAAGAGCGATGCTCGACAAGCGAGCTCGAGGAGACAGACGAGCGCCTGCCGAGAGACACCGCGCATGAGCTCGTCTTCGCGATGCATCTGCTGGCTGCCGGCGCGCGCGTCGCATACAGCTGCTACAGTGCGTTCCGCCTGCCCGTGAACACCCTGTGCGACGACTCCTGGACAGACGGCCACGACCTGTTGCAGCCCGTTGTGGTGTGGACCTCGGGCGACGAGCGCATGGTGGTCTTCGGAC
This sequence is a window from Pseudomonadota bacterium. Protein-coding genes within it:
- a CDS encoding XRE family transcriptional regulator, encoding MKNRYGHALRRLRTSLGISQRALAKRLNVCQQTLSHWECGRRPLPAERGALAERALCCARGTLTGLPEEGGFRLLVRSSSAKRARYRPPYVIRARIADLEGLGSVARQVAQLAQERCSTSELEETDERLPRDTAHELVFAMHLLAAGARVAYSCYSAFRLPVNTLCDDSWTDGHDLLQPVVVWTSGDERMVVFGQAWLNIAWCVPVRTDFLVYYKRKGQAGYWLYVEIDDASHKDKLYHDQARALAIALPGLRYENYVVTRPGFFDRFVRDVRALQPKALEMRRARRRQANERRKRRLAESVKTQRTA
- a CDS encoding cyclase family protein encodes the protein MARGLVRWEVHPDATAEARASAQEPVPPAPARKRRGSAPRSPREVSAMSGSPDLERSPWIDVSRPLDEGLAAWPGDPPFCACPVSTVEQHGARVSRLEMSSHAGTHIDAPAHFIAGGRGVDTLDLALLVGECQVIDAPSVDGCVGRTALEQGVAPDTRRLLIRTRRADDDSPPPPPAAGQGHLDEEAAQWLVKREIRLVGIDALSIDAFDSARYPVHHALLGAEVIIVEGLDLRGIDPGRYDLIALPLRLTGADGSPARVLLRKRA